In a single window of the Candidatus Eisenbacteria bacterium genome:
- the alr gene encoding alanine racemase — protein sequence MDHYPVWAEVDLDAVAHNCAEVRKIIGPQRTILMVVKADGYGLGAIAVSHEAARNGVGYLGVATLDEAVELREAGIDLPILMFNPPLLGEAERTVRYEIEPSIVSREFADEYSRFCLQAGVVGRYQVEVDTGMGRWGVFARDAVPFLKELAGLPGIELSGVYTHFPATRRENLAFSEEQVRLFDRLLIALRAEGIDPPMVHGANSACLYWGLEGSFWDAVRPGIFLYGYVDPARVPGGISLRSALSFKSRVVETRRYEGGENISYGLLYTVPAPTRIATVPVGYGHGYDHRLSNGGEVLVRGRRAPIVGEVTMDALMIDVGHLPAVEPGDEVVLIGRQGEEEISVAELARRTERIPYEITLAIGRRVPRVYTRSRRPLWARTMLGSLTFGDS from the coding sequence ATGGATCACTATCCGGTGTGGGCCGAGGTGGACCTGGACGCCGTCGCCCACAACTGCGCCGAGGTTCGCAAAATCATCGGCCCCCAAAGGACCATCCTGATGGTGGTCAAGGCGGACGGCTACGGGCTGGGCGCGATCGCGGTCAGCCACGAGGCGGCGCGGAACGGCGTCGGCTACCTCGGCGTCGCCACGCTCGACGAGGCGGTGGAGTTGCGCGAGGCGGGAATCGACCTGCCGATCCTGATGTTCAACCCGCCCCTTCTCGGCGAGGCGGAGAGGACGGTCCGCTACGAGATAGAGCCTTCCATCGTGAGCCGCGAATTCGCCGACGAGTACAGCCGGTTCTGCCTGCAGGCGGGCGTGGTCGGCCGTTATCAGGTCGAGGTGGACACCGGCATGGGGCGGTGGGGGGTTTTCGCGCGCGACGCCGTCCCCTTCCTGAAGGAACTCGCCGGCCTCCCCGGCATCGAGCTGTCCGGCGTATACACGCACTTTCCGGCGACCCGCCGGGAGAACCTCGCCTTCTCGGAGGAGCAGGTGCGCCTCTTCGACCGGCTCCTCATCGCGCTCCGCGCCGAAGGGATCGACCCGCCGATGGTGCACGGCGCGAATTCCGCCTGCCTTTACTGGGGGCTGGAGGGGAGCTTCTGGGACGCGGTCCGTCCGGGCATTTTCCTTTACGGTTACGTGGATCCTGCGCGCGTCCCCGGGGGGATTTCGCTCCGGTCGGCGCTCTCCTTCAAGTCCCGCGTGGTGGAGACGCGCAGGTACGAAGGGGGAGAGAACATCAGCTACGGCCTCCTCTACACCGTCCCGGCGCCGACTCGGATCGCCACCGTGCCGGTCGGCTACGGGCACGGCTACGACCACCGTCTCTCCAACGGGGGGGAGGTGCTGGTGCGCGGCCGCCGCGCGCCGATCGTCGGCGAGGTGACCATGGACGCGCTCATGATCGACGTGGGGCACCTGCCCGCGGTGGAGCCGGGTGACGAGGTCGTTCTGATCGGCCGGCAGGGTGAGGAGGAGATCTCCGTCGCCGAACTCGCGCGCCGCACCGAACGGATCCCCTACGAGATCACCCTCGCCATCGGCCGGCGCGTCCCCCGGGTCTACACCCGCTCCCGCCGCCCCCTCTGGGCGCGCACCATGCTCGGCAGCCTCACCTTCGGCGATTCGTGA
- a CDS encoding SDR family oxidoreductase yields MGETEFRGKGALVTGGGRGIGRAVARLFSERGGRVALHYRANRGEAERTFASLAEEGHLLVQGDVGEAEEARRIVEEAARGLGGLDVLVNNAGVFEEHRIDEADWEEWRRAWERTVAVNLMGPAHLCFWAARRMMEKGGGRIVNVSSRGAFRGEPFAPAYGASKAGLNALTGSLAKALAPRGVFVACVAPGFVETDMAEPFLHGPEGDAVRAQSPLGRPASPEEIAELILFLASGRCDFATGAVVDANGASYLR; encoded by the coding sequence ATGGGGGAGACGGAGTTTCGGGGAAAGGGAGCGCTCGTGACCGGCGGGGGCCGGGGAATCGGCCGGGCGGTCGCCAGGCTCTTCTCGGAGCGGGGGGGACGGGTGGCTCTGCACTACCGGGCGAACCGCGGCGAGGCGGAGAGAACCTTCGCGTCTCTCGCCGAGGAGGGACATCTCCTCGTGCAGGGGGACGTGGGGGAAGCGGAGGAAGCCCGGCGGATCGTGGAGGAAGCGGCTCGAGGGCTGGGCGGACTGGACGTACTGGTGAACAACGCCGGCGTCTTCGAGGAACATCGAATCGACGAGGCGGATTGGGAGGAGTGGCGGAGGGCGTGGGAGAGAACGGTCGCGGTGAACCTGATGGGGCCGGCCCATCTTTGTTTCTGGGCGGCGCGGCGGATGATGGAAAAGGGGGGAGGGAGAATCGTGAACGTGAGTTCCCGAGGCGCCTTCCGGGGGGAACCCTTCGCGCCCGCTTATGGTGCGAGCAAGGCGGGGCTGAACGCCCTCACCGGCAGCTTGGCGAAGGCGCTCGCGCCGCGGGGCGTGTTCGTCGCCTGCGTGGCGCCGGGGTTCGTGGAGACGGATATGGCGGAACCGTTTCTGCACGGGCCGGAAGGGGACGCGGTTCGGGCGCAGAGCCCGCTCGGGCGGCCCGCGTCGCCGGAGGAGATCGCGGAGTTGATCCTCTTTCTCGCTTCGGGGCGGTGCGACTTCGCCACGGGCGCGGTGGTGGACGCGAACGGGGCGTCCTACCTGCGCTGA